In Oryzias latipes chromosome 6, ASM223467v1, the sequence GTACAAACTTCTTAATCACCCTTCATAACCAAAGCATGTCCTCTTTTTGTCTAAAACACTTACACCTGGTCTCTCAACTGAGCTTCAGTGTATTTAAAAGATAATTGCAAAAACCAAGAGCAGCAAAGCAATTATGCTAAATAAATGGAAGTCTTCACAAAGCGTCCCCCTGTCGAAAACACGTTTTGGAACACTTCACAAACATCCACACACACGCGCATACAGAACAAACACTGTTATCTTTAATGCACTCCTTACAGGCTGAAATGAACGCCCCCCCATGCACAGACGGAGTGATTCAGTTCTGGGCGCCCCAGCCTGACTGAGCCATGTAGCAgtccatttaaaataaataccttTTTCTTAACAATAAATCAAAGCACAGTACTTTTAAAGAGTGAAAATAGTGTCAAACTCATAAATATTCTTATAATTATTACCTCAACTTTggtgtttattttatatatctTTGCTAATAAAATGCTTGCGTAGTAGCAGGCTACAGAGGTGGTGCATCATTCCCATATTTTATACTAGGACAACATTAACAAACAGTATCATTGCTAAATTATATACCGTATGTCATCTACTTATacagacaaaaacattgaaaatttTGCAAACTTTGCAAGACCCTGCATACCTCGATAtaataaaatgcttttgtgTTATACATTGTAGGAACTTAATCCACACTGGTTGGCAaatactttaacccttgtgctatcctcggcactttaacgttgggagttgggtcatctagacccactagacagtgctctgaaccttttttcttcaatgatttttgatcttcactggtgtccatggataacatgaaatctttccacctttatccacctttgtcatggtagggagaacacacaagggtggggtcatctaagatagcacaagggttaaaaaagaaaagattgggAGAACACACTGCAGAATAGAGACAATGGGTGTGACATTGATGCACATATTTCTTTCAAGAAAGCCTCTTTTGTAAGTTCaatatattacattttattgGTATCTTTGGCTGCAAATTTGCTTTATGGTGCTCTAATACTATGTTCACATCGGGTTTGGTGCACGCATACATGCGTTTGGGGCTACGCAAGTTCATTTtctggctctacgtacaaaacgcaaTTTAGCACGctctgaaagttaaaccaggttgaactttgaccaatcaggggctcGGATTTGGTAGGGACATATGGATGACGTCTCTTTTGCTTCACAGAAGTCCCATATGTTTGAAAATTGACTATgaaagagaaatgaataattgtggtttgtgcccggctgaaATTcaatgacatcaagtcttttatCAATAAGAATAGAGCTgtcaaagaaaaagcctggagcaacatTCAACAGATTTACACCACTTCAGCGACAGACCTATATGAACTCCATGTGCTGAAAGCGTGTTCCAGAACCCACGttcagcgtgttcttgaacTGCCACACATGCCCGATGTGTACATAGCTTCAGAATTCATGATGCAAACATGAgagcaaaaataatttaaggaaATTGCACTGTAAAGATAAACACTTTTAAGGACACATCACGCACAACACAAGAAATATCggagacaattaaaaaaaaacctcaaattgACTAACGTAGCGTGTGTCATGCTTACCTGTCAAAACAACCTTAAGACGTGTAGAATTTGTGATCTTTTAATCAGAAGCCAGCTTCCACTTATGTTGCaatgagaaacaaaaagcaTCTCCACTCTTGGTATGCAGCGAAGGCACAGCAGACACATTAGCAATCATGCAGCGGTTTGTTGGCTTGCCATTTCATCTCTGCTGATTACATTTATTATCTCCAAAACGGATATCAAGTGAGGGCATACGAAAAGGTCATCAGCATACATCGATGTTGATAATCATGTAATTTCAACATGAGATGTGCATTTACACTAGATTGAGAGAGAAATcactggaggagaaattaaagtGGCTGAATATGAAGATTGAATGAGGTAATAAGTGTATATTAGATATGTGAATATTATGCAGGAATCAGTATAGAAGACGTTATCTAGGAGAACGCTGTTGACTATAGCAGTAAAGGCTGTTTGAATATGGATATTTCAgaatttaaatacataaaattaagGCACACCTGTAGCTGTCATATATCTTTTTTGAAACACTACAATGGACTGTGGAAACACTGCTCTGGTATAGGCACCCATTAGATTACGCTGACAAAAATTGAGTTATGAAACTGCATAGCAAGCCCTAGGTTCAATAGCAGGTTCAATGCTTCACATCAAAATTGTTGTTAATAATGAGTCTTTTATAAAGGGATTCCTACAAAATTAGAAAACTGGGTGTCTGCCACAACctttctaatttcctcattaCATTTCTCTCTTAATAAATTACACTTGTCAATACAACTTCTACTGCAAACTCAGCCATGTGACAGTCATGGAGAGAGTCTGTGGACATCAGAAAACCCAGATGGTTCATCCAGTGCCGAGCTGTCAATGGCAATGCTTGGGTGCGTCTCTTGGGTTTCCATAGAGATGGTCGAGTTGGAAGAAGGTGTGGCCCCGAAGTGAGGCAAATCCACCGACAGCAGCATTGGCGTGCTCAGTCGTTTCTGGCTGTCGCTCATTGGGAAGTGCGTCTCCTCTGGCGTCACTCCCATCTCCTTGCTGTACTCGGAGGGGGACTTTTTCTTAATCCTCTCGTACGCCTTGTCTTGACTTTCCGGGAAGGTCTCGCTGCCTTGAAACCGGCCCAACAACCAGACGAAGAAGCCGAAGAGGACAAACGCAGCAAGACTCGGGATAAAAGCCAGACATTTGACATCAAGGCTGGCCCCGGTGTATCGGCTGTGCAGAAACATGTCTCGAAGCACGTACGTCATGTTGGTAGAGGGGTCAATGTTGGTGGAGCGCCACTCGTAAGTAAGGGTGCTGTGGTTAAAGTTCTGCAGAGTCTCAGGCTCTTCAACGGTGTAGATCTTCTCACCAGGGCCGACGTATTGGCCGTACTCATAGGGTTTGTAAAAGATCTGGTTCTTCCACATGTTAAGGTCCAAAATCAACACGAGGAAGATGATGCCATAGTTAAACCACTTGCCTGCAATGAGATAAGTCGTCGGAAGAGAAAACATTGGGTTCAGTGTATTAATGTGGAGATGCCAAGAACATCACACCTTTATTTGATTTGGTTTCGCTTTAACATTGCACTTGTATGAGTTTACTTGTTAAAATAGATTTAACTTGTGAAACTCTGGGTAACCATTCTATGGCTATCACTAAAACTCCTCCTCAGTACACTACCTCTGTCAATTTGGTGGAACACCAGAGTTCTGATGAGTTTTTgggttgtatttaaaaaaacaacaacctggaAGCATTTCTTTTTGTAGCTCAATTGGGGTTGTAGGAGGCTGGGAGCTATCGGATAAGCCTTTTAATAAAGGAATGATGGTTTTTCTGTATTGGCTAAAAACTCCATAGTTGTGACAAAAAGccattgggaacacttttaaaatagatcaaaagatgatcggagtgggactttgaattGATGCACAGGCACAATCAGGGGTCCTGTAGTTTGTTTTGAGCGTCAGTCTGGCTTAGGCACGTTTTTGGCGTCGCAGTGCAATTTTGGCGTTGCAGCGCCTCTAGAgttgtagaactcttcaaaataaaccgGATCTCTTAACATAATTCGTGTCTTCAATACAATGACTGAATATGACATGAGGCTAGAAACTTTgggcagtagctcctcccacatgcgtcAGGAATGTCTAGTTAATGatcacatttttggacaagcatcaGGCAGCGAATTTGACATGGGCTGAATGAGAAGTTGCTGAAGCGATTTTGAAGTATCCGTGCAAAAAGGGAGAcatgttttaaaatcaaatgtctGCTCTTATTAGAGCTTACATTTCAGCcgattagaaatgtgtttgtttgttttttgtttgtttatttatttattactggAAGGTAGGTGAACCTATGAATGACTCAACCAACTCCTATCTTTTCAAATCCGTCCAATTGcccattttcaaaacaaattgtTGAGTTCATTGCAGTTAAAATGGCCCAGCCACTTGAGGCTTTGCTTTGGTTCTTCAGAATCATCAGAGATTAAAATAGcccaataaataaatgtctAGAGTTTGAAAACAATTCAAACTATGTAAAGAATCAAACTCATAGGAACAAATGTCCTTCTTCTAACATAAAGATTTACAGGTCAAGTCCATCAACCATCTACTGTGACTTTACTGAATTCTTCAAGTTCCTGATGACAGAGCAAATGGCTCCTAACTCAGCCATCTCTCCTGATGAGATCCCTATATTACAATAAGAAAGCCATCTGTGAAGGTTGACTAATAGCAGGCAGATGGGTCCTCAGGTATACGTGACAGGGCTCTACTTCTCTGCCCAAGATATGATGTTAATAAGCTTTTAGTTAAACCAATCACGTTGCAATGCAGCTACTTCCATCATACCTAATGGATATGCCATGCATTAGGGTTAACAACCTCTCGTGAAATCACAGAGCGTTTGAACAGCTCAACATTTAGCTCAGGAACATTGGTTTTCCTTTCTCCTGATGACTTTGAGCGACGCTACATTTGCCAAAGAAAATACTGAAATGCTGAAACCGAGAGGACGGTTTAAAAGGTGAATTGAGCTCATTTCTAAAGAATGTTGAAGCGCTAAGATGTATTAAATGATTAGAGAGATGTTTTGTACGACAGTGAGGAGCACAGAAGGGAAAAGTGGCAGAAGCGGTGGAGGCTGCGTGACATGTCAGCTGCACATACATTATAGATGGTTGCAGTGGTTTTAAACAACAATCCTTCCCAATAGAGAAGACAGAGAGAAAACTAGAGCAGCATGTTTggtattctaaaaaaaaaaaaataggacaaaGGCTCTCCTGAATGTTTTGATGTCTTCCTGCCTCCTAATCAGTTTGAAACTGTGGGCGTGTAGAGCtttggaggaagatgaaggtgcCCTTCATGAAAAACCAGATAACCCTGTTTGTTTCGAACAACTGTACCTGTGATGTGAAGGTGGTACTCCTCCTTAAAGATGCTCTTGCAGACAGGAAGCTTGACCTTAACGTGGGTCGTCGACATTCCAGGCAGATTGAGATCTAGATCGCCCATGAAGTGAGGAAACTCCCAGTcctgaaaagtaaaaagaaacgGGTCATTTAAATTCAGCTGTGATGTCGCAGTCTGAGCGGATTTAAACGACACGCTGACAATGACAAATGTCGGCCGTGTACTGCGCCTTATTGGTTGTTGCACACTCGGCAGAAGCCTTTCATATCAGCTGATATTAGGTCTCTGTGGAGTCTCTTCACACACAGGCTGGAGGTCAGAAATGGTGTCAGGCTGTAGATCTTACTGTCTGTTTACAGCCTTGTGGAGTGCAGCTGCCTGCTCTGAGACTTCAACACGTCAAAATACATCAACAGGCAAAATCAAACTAACATTTGAAATGTACCATTGCCCTGTAGAGTcacttagcttttttttttttctgtgcttgtctGGTTGACTTCTCCTGGATTTCAAGAAGGAGCCAGTCACTATTCAAACCAACATCCAAATGTTAAGACCAGTTAAGGAATTGCATGAATTTACTGTTCACCAGGCTAGATTTTAACAACTTTAAGATATAGAAATGGGAACAAGAGGCTAAATATTTTCAGATggttaaataaacaacaatttaACTGAAACGGGTTGTTCATTAGATGACGAAAAGTTAAGGACCATAACACATGTCCTCAAAACTGACATTTAAGGGTCCAAAAAAACACTCAGTGATGAGGAGTTGCACTATTgtatgaagacatttttgtgccattatttCAAGCAAAACACACGGTTTTGAGAGTAAAACGCTAAAAATGTTGTGtgctcaaaaaattattttgcacttaaaacagaaaagtatgttcaaacaaaacaattttagtCTCTGTGTTGCGCTTGAAATAAAGGCACAAAAATCCCTCCACACACTTCTGGTTGATCACCTCAAACATTTGTTGTGGCGCTCTTGATGTGTTTGCTTCTTAAAGGCTTTTTGGTAAAGTTGTGGTGAAAATGGCTAGACGAAGAGCAGCCACTGTCTAGAACTGATGAccattcttttttacatttccctTACTATTCATCCCCAAATGTTTTCAATTGAATTTAACATGCAGGATGTTCCAATAGAGTGAGGTTATTGTTCGGAAAAAGTCTGAACTGCAGGATTGTCCTGTTGGAAAACCCAGTCATCGCCATATAGACAAGGGTCCTCGGTCATAGGGATGCCCCGTGCGCATCCCTTTCACAACCTGAAGCTCCATTGAAGACCATAATTGCTCCTCTTCCACTGTGCAGCCAGTAACATTGGAAGCCATCGGGACTATCAAAGTTAAATTTGTGTTCATCAGAGAAAATAACTTTCTTCCACTTTTGAATGTCCCTAGTTTGGTGTCTTCAAGTAAAGTCCAATTGGGCAATGTTGTGGCATCGATGTAGACGTGGTCTTTGAAGACTCTTTTTGAAGCCCTTCTGCAGATGCTGTCTGATTGTTGCTGGACAACAGCCAGTCAGTGATGGTCTTAATTTGGGTCAAAGATCCTCTTGTTTCTTGGGGGACAGCCTTTTGGATCCTCCTGGTCAGTGCCGATAGCTTTTTTGTTGAGTCTTCCACCTGACTTCTTTTTTGTCCGTAaccttcaaaatgttttaaataattaaaaactacaattcTACTGCGTCCAACCCCAGAAGTGATATGAGATCTCCTCAACAATCCCACCACATTCAaagaaattgttcttttttggcaTCAAGAGACCTAGACAGGACAATTATTTAGTATAACATATCATTGAATGCAAATTTTGGTTTAAATTTAGGCATGTAAAGGCTGTGGTCTTAAACTTTTAATCAGCTGATGAACAGTCCTTTTCATTTAAGGAAGTATTTTCAATAAATTGTCAGCTAAAAATATTTCTTCTCTTgctcctctttctttttattgttaaggCCCAGCTGTGATAAATGTAAATTCTTGCATTTTCTTCactgattttaagatttttaaaaaggattgTATGATAACAATCAAAAAATAAGAACTGTGTTTCTTGCACATGGTAGCTAATTACTTTAtgcatcaggaaaaaaaagcttaccATCTTTCTTCATGCATCAGATCTAAAAAAAGTTGCATCATTACAGCAACGTGTGCAATAAAATTAACTAACACCTACCCTCCAGTTTGGCTTATTTACATAATTCTGCAAATGAATGCTACTGACCCAGTCTGCACTGATTTGAAGTTTTAGACGCAGCATGTGCATCAGGGTGCAATTagaattaaatgaaaaacagatgAAACTAATGAAATTCGCAGCGGCTGATCAAGAGAGCGCAATTTTAAAACAGCTTCCTTAAACTGAGCCGACTGACTTAATCATCTCGCAAATTAGCTTTTGTCATCATTGTTCGGGGTAGAGGAATGAAAGGCTCACACCGTTTCCTAATTAGAGTTTTTCCTTGTTTCCACGTGTTTGAGTGTCCTGCTGCATGAAATTACCAGGAGTCTAAATCCCCCACCTGTGCGGTCCAGGGGTTACTCGGCCAGCTTCTATGAAATGCTTAACTGCTGGACGACTAGTTCTCAGACACGAAGAAAGTGTAATGTATGTGCTGCACTGTAAGCTGCTGCAGTATCATGAGCCTGGCATTTAAAGACTTCACAAATACAACAAGAGCATTCTGGCGAGCTGCACCCCAGAGTCCCCCACATATGTAAATCTCTTCAGACATATACACAAAGACATGTCAGACAAAGCAGAcacattaaaatagaaaaaaaggtaattcTTGCTTGAGGGCAAATCAAGTCTGGCTACTAATTGGGGGTATTAATTAGCTTGGGAATGCCTCCACTCATATATTCTCATGGAGATTAGAGATCCTCTGATAGGTGGAGTGGAATGAAGATGTTGGTGGGTAATTTTCTGTTGACAGGTGGCACAAAAAGGTGAGTTGCTGGTGTCAGAGCTCTATGGTGATGCAAGCGAGCTCATAAATAACTGTAGTAAATGTGTTTGCTGTACATCGCGCAGAAAATGAGAAGAGCCGGTTGTAAACAAGCTCCAGTGAATGGAGAATGATATACTGCAAAGTTAAAGGGGTCCTCGCTGGCAGGTGGGGACTCACACATGTGGGGACTTTATTCGTCGGGAGCTCCAGAAACTGGGAGCTGAAAGTGCTGGCCTCAGCAAACCGTTCTGTATTTAGCCAAAAGTAGTCTACTAAAGTGTAATACAAGTATACTTTGTCTATATTAAAAACTACTTGAAGTGTACTTTTTATATAGTATCTActtattgtaaatttgaaagttCGTAGAAGTATTCAGTTATTATACTTCCTACACTAAACATACATGGTGTATATATATTGGGGGGGGGTGtattggcagtgtgtgtgtgtgtgtatatatatatatatatatatatatatatatatatatatatatatatacacatacacacacacactatatatatatatacacatacacacacacactatatatatatatatatatatatatatatatatatatatatatatacacatacacacacacacactatatatatatatatatatatatatatatatatatatatatatatatatatatatatatacacatacacactatatagatatatataaacatatatatatatatatatatatataaacatatacatatacatatatatatatatataattcataatttataaaaaaatatatttttttgtttcagaggTATTGCTGTTGTTTTATGATTAACTACTGTGCTGCAAGCTGGAGTCCATGAAATGCAAGATGTTTGGCCTgtttaattttgtctttttctttacctgtttttattttatctttaagtGTATAATT encodes:
- the tmem117 gene encoding transmembrane protein 117 yields the protein MEIDACFRYYFQHPWSRLIVANLVTFFNFLIFAEDPISHSQTEAHIMVVGNCFSFLFNKYPGLGWNILKVICWILAIITGLLAGKFIFHRQLFGRYLRLKMFREDHGSWMTMFFSTILFLFIFSQIYNLFLLMAGNMKPHMVTEYMGIRNESFMKIAAVGTWMGDFVTAWMVTDMMLQDQNYPDWGKAARKFWKRGNNRIVLFWSVLISLTSVVVLVISTDWISWDNLNRGFLPSDEVSRAFLASFILVFDLLIVMQDWEFPHFMGDLDLNLPGMSTTHVKVKLPVCKSIFKEEYHLHITGKWFNYGIIFLVLILDLNMWKNQIFYKPYEYGQYVGPGEKIYTVEEPETLQNFNHSTLTYEWRSTNIDPSTNMTYVLRDMFLHSRYTGASLDVKCLAFIPSLAAFVLFGFFVWLLGRFQGSETFPESQDKAYERIKKKSPSEYSKEMGVTPEETHFPMSDSQKRLSTPMLLSVDLPHFGATPSSNSTISMETQETHPSIAIDSSALDEPSGFSDVHRLSP